From a region of the Streptomyces sp. NBC_01454 genome:
- a CDS encoding GNAT family N-acetyltransferase, with amino-acid sequence MPLAITPAVPAGALSSTPQPSLPVRGGELLLRPWETDDAPVLQAAFQDGAIRRWHMRHVTSPAEAQERIAASHRSWQEERDAEWAITRADGGEVLGRAGLRRMDLVHGEAECVYWVLPPARGTGVAPRALATLAAWALDEAGFHRLELAHSTANAPSCRVAAKSGFTLEGTRRSAHLQQDGWHDMHLHARVQGDC; translated from the coding sequence ATGCCCCTCGCGATCACGCCCGCCGTTCCCGCCGGAGCCCTTTCGTCCACCCCGCAGCCCTCTCTGCCCGTGCGCGGCGGCGAGTTGCTGTTGCGCCCCTGGGAGACGGACGACGCCCCCGTCCTGCAGGCCGCCTTCCAGGACGGGGCGATCCGGCGCTGGCACATGCGCCATGTGACGTCTCCGGCCGAAGCGCAGGAGCGGATCGCGGCTTCTCATCGTTCCTGGCAGGAGGAGCGGGACGCCGAGTGGGCCATCACCCGGGCCGACGGCGGCGAGGTCCTCGGCCGGGCGGGTCTGCGCCGGATGGACCTGGTCCATGGCGAAGCCGAGTGCGTGTACTGGGTCCTGCCGCCCGCCCGCGGCACCGGCGTCGCCCCGCGCGCCCTCGCCACGCTGGCCGCCTGGGCGCTGGACGAGGCCGGCTTCCACCGCCTCGAACTCGCCCACTCGACCGCCAACGCGCCCTCCTGCCGGGTGGCCGCCAAGTCCGGCTTCACCCTGGAGGGCACTCGCCGCAGCGCGCATCTGCAACAGGACGGCTGGCATGACATGCACCTTCACGCCCGGGTCCAGGGCGACTGCTGA
- a CDS encoding VOC family protein: protein MTDGSPCRGAADPRRQPTLPHTRPFQEAFGWTPADYGPTYTDVGGAGVGLGFQADPEERTGAPLVAIRTDDLEAARAAVEAAGGAITVEAFDFPGGRRFHFREPGGCELAVWQPAD, encoded by the coding sequence CTGACCGACGGCTCACCCTGCCGGGGGGCTGCAGACCCCCGGCGACAGCCAACTCTCCCCCACACTCGGCCCTTCCAAGAGGCGTTCGGTTGGACGCCCGCTGACTACGGACCCACGTACACCGACGTCGGCGGTGCCGGCGTGGGGCTGGGGTTTCAGGCCGATCCGGAGGAGCGGACCGGTGCACCGCTGGTGGCCATCCGAACCGACGACCTGGAGGCGGCCCGGGCCGCTGTCGAGGCTGCCGGTGGAGCGATCACGGTGGAGGCTTTCGATTTCCCCGGAGGACGGCGATTTCACTTCCGTGAGCCGGGCGGCTGCGAGCTGGCGGTGTGGCAGCCCGCCGACTGA
- a CDS encoding MerR family transcriptional regulator, which produces MAWSISDVARMSGVTSRTLRHYDEIGLLPPAWIGSNGHRYYEEADLLRLQQILLMREWDLGLREIQAVLDSQLDQVTVLREHHQRLLAERDRLETLARTVGRTIAELEEDKDDNAMTKINRPENLFEGFEPRAEAEAEVRERWPAQWEQSRQAVETMTTEDTERWQREVTAQMIRLAEFMVAGTPVTDPAVQAEMDTHYQGICRFWTPNACAYRGLGQTYVDDPEFRTNFDKIADGLAVYLHDAMAVYADARLS; this is translated from the coding sequence ATGGCCTGGTCGATCTCGGATGTGGCCCGGATGTCCGGGGTGACGTCCCGGACGCTGCGGCATTACGACGAGATCGGTCTGCTGCCGCCTGCGTGGATCGGAAGCAACGGGCACCGCTACTACGAGGAAGCCGATCTGCTGCGCCTGCAGCAGATTCTGCTGATGCGGGAGTGGGACCTGGGGCTGCGCGAGATCCAGGCGGTCCTGGACAGCCAGCTCGACCAGGTGACCGTGCTCCGTGAGCACCACCAACGGCTGCTGGCGGAGCGGGACCGGCTGGAGACACTGGCCCGCACGGTCGGCCGCACCATCGCCGAACTGGAGGAAGACAAGGACGACAACGCCATGACAAAGATCAACAGGCCGGAGAACCTGTTCGAGGGATTCGAGCCCCGGGCCGAGGCCGAGGCCGAGGTGCGCGAGCGGTGGCCGGCGCAGTGGGAACAGTCCCGGCAGGCCGTCGAGACGATGACCACCGAGGACACCGAGCGGTGGCAGCGTGAGGTGACGGCGCAGATGATCCGCCTGGCGGAGTTCATGGTGGCCGGCACACCGGTGACCGACCCCGCGGTGCAGGCCGAGATGGACACCCACTACCAGGGCATCTGCCGCTTCTGGACCCCGAACGCGTGCGCGTACAGGGGCCTGGGCCAGACCTACGTCGACGACCCGGAGTTCCGCACGAACTTCGACAAGATCGCCGACGGGCTGGCCGTCTACCTGCACGACGCGATGGCCGTCTACGCCGACGCCCGCCTGAGCTGA
- a CDS encoding cation-translocating P-type ATPase codes for MTERARADTEHPGPGGEPAGRPVREPVNPGLTAAEVAERVARGEVNDVPVRSSRSAAEIVRANVFTRFNAIIGVLFVIILIVGPLQDGLFGFVIVANTGIGIVQELRAKKTLDNLAVVSEARPTVRRDGTAVQVPTAEVVLGDLLALGPGDKVIVDGEVLESDGLEIDESLLTGEADPVLKKPGQPVMSGSFVVAGSGAFTATKVGREAYAAQLAEEASRFTLVHSELRTGISRILKYVTWMMIPTAIGLILSHLLTLGLPGDEAIRRMVAGIVPMIPEGLVLLTSVAFAIGVIRLGRKKCLVQELPAIEGLARVDVVCLDKTGTLTEGGMDVRALRVLDGDEAYAARVLGALGAADPRPNASLQAIIDAYTADDSWHCTRTLPFSSARKYSGATLDGPDGEPTTWLLGAPDVLLPAGDHRLADVDDLNAQGLRVLLLARSAHELDDPEIARDVRPVALVVLEQRLRPDAPGTLRYFAEQGVRAKVISGDNAVSVGAVAAHLGLPGADAPVDARELPSDKAAMAAALDHSAVFGRVTPQQKRDMVAALQSRSHTVAMTGDGVNDVLALKDADIGVAMGSGSEATRAVAQIVLLNNSFATLPSVVAEGRRVIGNITRVATLFLTKTVYSVLLAILVACWQIPYPYLPRHLTLLSTLTIGIPAFFLALAPNKERARPHFVRRVMRYAIPSGLITGVAAFVTYLLARGYYSGPGSLSAETSAATLTLFLAALWVLAIIARPYTWWRIALVLAMGLGFVLVLITPWLQHFFALRLVGTTMPWAAVAIAVAAAVLLEITWRWVGRRFPA; via the coding sequence ATGACGGAGCGGGCGAGGGCCGACACCGAGCACCCCGGACCCGGCGGTGAGCCGGCCGGCCGGCCCGTCCGGGAACCGGTCAATCCCGGGCTGACCGCCGCCGAGGTCGCGGAGCGGGTCGCCCGGGGCGAGGTCAACGACGTCCCCGTACGGTCCTCCCGCTCGGCCGCCGAGATCGTCCGCGCCAATGTCTTCACCCGCTTCAACGCGATCATCGGCGTGCTGTTCGTGATCATCCTGATCGTCGGGCCGCTCCAGGACGGCCTGTTCGGCTTCGTCATCGTCGCCAACACCGGCATCGGCATCGTCCAGGAGCTGCGGGCCAAGAAGACGCTGGACAACCTGGCGGTGGTCAGCGAGGCCAGGCCGACGGTGCGGCGCGACGGCACCGCCGTCCAGGTCCCCACCGCCGAGGTCGTCCTCGGCGACCTCCTCGCCCTCGGCCCGGGTGACAAAGTCATCGTCGACGGCGAGGTCCTGGAGTCCGACGGCCTGGAGATCGACGAATCGCTGCTGACCGGCGAGGCCGACCCGGTCCTCAAGAAGCCGGGCCAGCCGGTGATGTCGGGCAGCTTCGTGGTGGCCGGATCCGGCGCCTTCACCGCGACCAAGGTCGGCCGGGAGGCGTACGCGGCCCAGCTCGCCGAGGAGGCCAGCCGCTTCACCCTGGTCCACTCCGAACTGCGCACCGGCATCAGCCGGATCCTCAAGTACGTGACCTGGATGATGATCCCGACCGCGATCGGTCTCATCCTCAGCCATCTGCTGACCCTCGGGCTGCCGGGCGACGAGGCGATCCGCCGGATGGTCGCCGGGATCGTGCCGATGATTCCCGAGGGCCTGGTGCTGCTCACCTCCGTCGCCTTCGCGATCGGCGTGATCCGGCTCGGCCGAAAGAAGTGCCTGGTCCAGGAGCTGCCCGCGATCGAGGGGCTGGCCCGGGTCGATGTGGTCTGCCTGGACAAGACCGGCACGCTCACCGAGGGCGGGATGGACGTCCGGGCGCTGCGGGTCCTCGACGGCGACGAGGCGTACGCCGCACGGGTCCTGGGCGCGCTGGGCGCCGCCGATCCGCGCCCCAATGCCTCCCTCCAGGCGATCATCGACGCCTATACGGCGGACGACTCCTGGCACTGCACCCGGACGCTGCCGTTCTCCTCCGCCCGCAAATACAGTGGCGCGACCCTCGACGGCCCGGACGGCGAGCCCACCACCTGGCTGCTCGGCGCCCCCGATGTGCTGTTGCCGGCCGGCGACCACCGCCTCGCCGACGTCGACGACCTCAACGCGCAGGGCCTCCGGGTGCTGCTGCTGGCCCGGTCCGCACACGAGCTGGACGATCCCGAGATCGCCCGGGACGTGCGGCCCGTCGCGCTGGTCGTGCTGGAGCAGCGGCTGCGCCCGGACGCCCCCGGCACCCTGCGCTACTTCGCCGAGCAGGGCGTCCGGGCGAAGGTCATCTCCGGCGACAATGCCGTGTCGGTCGGCGCGGTGGCCGCCCACCTGGGGCTGCCGGGCGCCGACGCCCCGGTGGACGCGCGCGAACTGCCCTCCGACAAGGCCGCGATGGCGGCCGCACTCGACCACTCCGCGGTCTTCGGCCGCGTCACCCCGCAGCAGAAGCGGGACATGGTCGCCGCCCTCCAGTCGCGCAGCCACACCGTCGCGATGACCGGTGACGGCGTCAATGACGTCCTCGCCCTCAAGGACGCCGACATCGGCGTCGCCATGGGCTCCGGCTCCGAGGCGACCCGCGCCGTCGCCCAGATCGTGCTGCTCAACAACAGCTTCGCCACGCTGCCTTCGGTCGTCGCCGAGGGCCGCCGGGTGATCGGCAACATCACCCGGGTCGCCACCCTCTTCCTCACCAAGACCGTCTACTCGGTCCTCCTGGCGATCCTGGTGGCCTGCTGGCAGATCCCCTATCCGTATCTGCCCCGGCATCTGACCCTGCTGTCCACCCTGACCATCGGCATCCCCGCGTTCTTCCTGGCGCTGGCCCCCAACAAGGAGCGCGCCCGGCCGCACTTCGTCCGCCGGGTGATGCGCTACGCGATCCCCTCCGGCCTGATCACGGGCGTCGCCGCCTTCGTCACCTACCTCCTGGCCCGCGGCTACTACTCCGGCCCCGGCTCCCTCTCCGCCGAGACCAGCGCCGCGACCCTGACCCTCTTCCTCGCCGCCCTGTGGGTCCTGGCGATCATCGCCCGCCCCTACACCTGGTGGCGGATCGCCCTGGTCCTGGCGATGGGCCTGGGCTTCGTCCTCGTCCTGATCACCCCCTGGCTGCAGCACTTCTTCGCACTGCGCCTGGTCGGCACGACGATGCCCTGGGCGGCCGTCGCCATCGCGGTGGCGGCGGCGGTGCTGCTGGAGATCACCTGGCGGTGGGTGGGCCGGCGTTTCCCGGCCTGA
- a CDS encoding sacsin N-terminal ATP-binding-like domain-containing protein, which produces MLDAWAASPARFREDANAEEDLALGGYRDRLVVELAQNAADAAARAGVAGRLRLTLHAADSDAPAVLVASNTGAPLDATGVESLSTLRASAKREPSVAAGAVGRFGVGFAAVLSVSDEPALVGRTGGVRWSLAEARAMAEEVAAHSPGLGGELRRRDGHVPLLRLPLPAEGGAPEGYDTAVVLPLRDVAAQDLAGRLLAGIDAALLLTLPGLAEVVVETPEGVRELRRRQDGPYVLIEDSERGATRWRVASDGGPLAAALLADRPVEERLRPVWSVTWAVPVDGEGAPARPGTAPVVHAPTPTDEPLGLPALLIASFPLEPTRRHVAPGPLTDFLVGRAAAVYASLLGEWQPVSTGTLDLVPGPLGKGGLDGELRRQVLELLPRVRFLPSAGAPRDGAEAEPEAPAAGEWDADDGGVDRYVLRPVDAELVEGAGAATVGVLAELFPSLLPAGLERRPELRALGVARVPLGEMVDRLAGVERSPGWWWRLYDALAGTDPDRLSGLPVPLAGTAGQGPGGAHGTVRTTIGPRQVLLPPPGSGEDAAARHRTLARLGLKVAHPDAVHPLLEKLGATPAAPRAVLTTPQVRAAVANSLDADEDAYDVFADETGGAPLGAEELAETVLGLVRDANLAPGDEPWLGALALPDEDGELAPAGELVYPGSAFERVIREGELAACDAELADRWGEQPLTAVGVMAAFALVRATDVVLDPDEMEPRDGDFAEPDDVGLLDAVDVWCEDVLDTLPETPVPPVVTELVAVRDLDLVDDDAWPQVLAMLSQPPLRDALTAPVRVLLPDGTTESVRPYTAWWLRGHPVLDGRRPAGLRSAGGDALLAGLYESADAGEVDAQVLRALGVRTSVAALLDEPGGAAELLSRLADPDLTVGTAQLHALYGMLAGLDPDQVTLPDDLRAVVDREVRVVDAADAVVADAPDLMPLARDLALLPVRPARAAALAELLQVPRLSEALGAEVRSEGVRHEVPQAVRALLGAATPEAYLEHEELLIDGPDGPDGPTELDWRRTPDGTVHAATLEGVAAGLAWAAGQWPRRFEVAALLEDPDRGEELARARWFD; this is translated from the coding sequence GTGCTGGATGCGTGGGCCGCGTCGCCGGCGCGGTTCCGGGAGGATGCCAATGCCGAGGAGGACCTCGCGCTCGGCGGCTACCGTGACCGGCTCGTCGTGGAGCTGGCGCAGAACGCGGCGGACGCGGCGGCCCGCGCCGGTGTCGCCGGCCGGCTCCGCCTGACCCTGCACGCGGCCGACAGCGACGCGCCCGCCGTGCTCGTCGCGTCCAACACCGGTGCACCGCTGGACGCCACCGGCGTCGAGTCGCTGTCGACGCTGCGGGCCTCCGCCAAGCGGGAGCCCAGTGTCGCGGCCGGGGCGGTCGGCCGGTTCGGTGTCGGGTTCGCCGCGGTGCTGTCCGTGAGTGACGAGCCGGCGCTGGTGGGCCGTACCGGAGGCGTGCGCTGGTCGCTGGCCGAGGCCCGGGCGATGGCGGAGGAGGTGGCGGCGCACAGCCCCGGCCTGGGCGGGGAGCTGCGCCGCCGGGACGGGCACGTTCCGCTGCTGCGGCTGCCGCTGCCCGCGGAGGGCGGCGCGCCCGAGGGATATGACACCGCCGTCGTGCTGCCGCTGCGGGACGTCGCGGCGCAGGATCTCGCCGGGCGGCTGCTGGCGGGGATCGACGCGGCACTGCTGCTGACGCTGCCGGGGCTGGCCGAGGTCGTGGTGGAGACGCCCGAGGGCGTACGGGAGTTGCGGCGGCGGCAGGACGGTCCGTACGTCCTGATCGAGGACAGTGAGCGGGGCGCCACCCGGTGGCGGGTGGCGAGCGACGGCGGTCCGCTGGCAGCGGCGCTGCTGGCGGACCGGCCGGTCGAAGAGCGGCTGCGGCCGGTCTGGTCGGTGACCTGGGCGGTGCCGGTGGACGGCGAGGGCGCACCGGCCCGGCCGGGGACGGCGCCGGTCGTCCATGCACCGACGCCGACGGATGAGCCGCTGGGACTGCCCGCGCTGCTGATCGCCTCCTTCCCGTTGGAGCCGACCCGGCGGCATGTCGCCCCGGGGCCGCTGACGGACTTCCTGGTGGGCCGGGCGGCCGCGGTCTATGCCTCGCTGCTGGGCGAGTGGCAGCCGGTGTCGACCGGCACCCTGGACCTGGTGCCGGGGCCGCTGGGCAAGGGCGGCCTGGACGGTGAGCTGCGCCGCCAGGTGCTGGAACTGCTGCCGCGGGTGCGGTTCCTGCCGAGTGCGGGCGCGCCGCGCGACGGTGCGGAGGCCGAGCCCGAGGCGCCGGCGGCGGGCGAATGGGACGCGGACGACGGCGGCGTGGACCGCTATGTGCTGCGGCCGGTGGACGCCGAGCTGGTGGAGGGCGCGGGCGCGGCGACCGTCGGGGTGCTGGCCGAGCTGTTCCCGAGCCTGCTGCCGGCCGGCCTCGAACGCCGTCCGGAGCTCAGGGCGTTGGGCGTGGCCCGGGTGCCGCTCGGTGAGATGGTCGACCGGCTGGCGGGCGTCGAGAGGTCGCCCGGCTGGTGGTGGCGGCTCTACGACGCGCTGGCCGGCACCGACCCGGACCGGCTCAGCGGGCTGCCGGTGCCGCTGGCGGGCACGGCGGGCCAGGGCCCCGGCGGGGCGCACGGCACCGTACGGACCACGATCGGGCCGCGTCAGGTGCTGCTGCCGCCGCCCGGCTCCGGCGAGGACGCCGCGGCGCGGCACCGCACGCTGGCCCGGCTCGGCCTGAAGGTCGCCCACCCCGACGCGGTGCACCCGCTGCTGGAGAAGCTGGGCGCCACCCCGGCCGCCCCGCGCGCCGTGCTGACCACGCCCCAGGTGCGGGCGGCCGTGGCGAACTCCCTGGACGCGGACGAGGACGCCTACGACGTCTTCGCCGACGAGACGGGCGGGGCCCCGCTGGGTGCCGAGGAGCTGGCCGAGACCGTGCTCGGCCTGGTCCGGGACGCCAACCTCGCGCCGGGTGACGAGCCCTGGCTCGGGGCGCTCGCGCTGCCCGACGAGGACGGTGAGCTGGCGCCCGCCGGCGAGCTGGTGTACCCGGGCAGTGCCTTCGAGCGGGTCATCCGTGAGGGTGAACTCGCCGCCTGTGACGCCGAGTTGGCCGACCGGTGGGGTGAGCAGCCGCTGACGGCCGTGGGCGTCATGGCCGCCTTCGCGCTCGTCCGGGCCACCGATGTCGTGCTCGACCCGGACGAAATGGAGCCGCGGGACGGGGACTTCGCCGAGCCGGACGACGTCGGCCTGCTGGACGCGGTGGACGTGTGGTGCGAGGACGTCCTCGACACGCTGCCGGAGACGCCCGTTCCGCCGGTGGTGACCGAACTCGTCGCGGTCCGCGACCTCGATCTGGTCGACGACGACGCCTGGCCCCAGGTGCTGGCGATGCTGTCCCAGCCGCCGCTGCGCGACGCCCTGACCGCGCCCGTGCGGGTCCTGCTCCCCGACGGCACCACCGAGTCGGTCCGCCCGTACACCGCCTGGTGGCTGCGCGGACACCCGGTGCTGGACGGGCGCCGGCCCGCGGGTCTGCGGTCCGCGGGCGGGGACGCGCTGCTGGCCGGGCTGTACGAGTCCGCGGACGCCGGGGAGGTCGATGCGCAGGTCCTGCGGGCGCTCGGCGTACGCACCTCCGTCGCCGCGCTCCTGGACGAGCCGGGCGGCGCGGCGGAGCTGCTCTCCCGGCTCGCCGACCCGGACCTGACCGTCGGCACGGCCCAACTGCACGCCCTCTACGGCATGCTGGCCGGCCTCGACCCCGACCAGGTGACCCTGCCCGACGATCTGCGCGCCGTGGTCGACCGGGAGGTCCGGGTGGTGGATGCGGCCGATGCGGTGGTCGCCGACGCGCCGGACCTGATGCCGCTGGCCCGCGACCTGGCCCTGCTGCCGGTCCGCCCGGCCCGCGCCGCCGCGCTGGCGGAACTGCTCCAGGTACCGCGGCTGAGCGAGGCGCTCGGTGCCGAGGTCCGCTCCGAGGGCGTACGCCACGAGGTGCCGCAGGCCGTACGGGCCCTCCTCGGCGCCGCCACCCCCGAGGCGTACCTGGAACACGAGGAGCTTCTCATCGACGGCCCCGACGGCCCCGACGGCCCCACCGAGCTGGACTGGCGCCGGACACCGGACGGCACCGTGCACGCCGCAACCCTGGAGGGTGTGGCGGCGGGCCTGGCCTGGGCGGCCGGCCAGTGGCCACGCCGCTTCGAGGTCGCGGCCCTGCTGGAGGACCCGGACCGGGGGGAGGAGCTGGCGCGGGCGCGGTGGTTCGACTGA